Proteins encoded in a region of the Populus nigra chromosome 3, ddPopNigr1.1, whole genome shotgun sequence genome:
- the LOC133688820 gene encoding uncharacterized protein LOC133688820 yields MASFKLPLVLFLSSLFLQAALAEIVCEELPNDICAFTVSSSGKRCLLETYAKQNGAVEYQCRTSEVVVEKMADYIETDACVKACGVDRNSVGISSDALLEPQFTGKLCSPACYQNCPNIVDLYFNLAAGEGAFLPDLCDAARYNPHRSMIQLMSSGAAPGPVASETASLIAAPAPAPM; encoded by the exons ATGGCTTCCTTCAAACTCCCATTggttctctttctctcttctctattCCTCCAAGCAGCTTTAG CCGAAATTGTATGCGAGGAATTGCCAAATGATATTTGTGCTTTTACCGTCTCGTCATCCGGCAAGAGGTGCTTGTTGGAGACATATGCAAAACAAAATGGTGCAGTTGAGTACCAGTGCAGGACATCCGAGGTGGTTGTTGAGAAAATGGCAGATTACATTGAGACCGATGCTTGTGTCAAGGCTTGTGGGGTTGATAGGAACTCGGTTGGCATTTCCTCTGATGCACTCCTCGAGCCTCAGTTCACCGGCAAGCTTTGCTCTCCTGCCTGTTACCAGAACTGCCCCAACATTGTAGACCTTTATTTCAATTTGGCTGCTGGAGAAG GTGCATTTTTGCCTGACCTCTGTGATGCTGCCCGCTATAACCCTCACCGTTCCATGATTCAGCTTATGAGCTCCGGCGCAGCCCCTGGACCTGTTGCTTCTGAAACCGCATCTTTGATCGCTGCCCCTGCCCCTGCTCCCATgtaa